A part of Schistosoma mansoni strain Puerto Rico chromosome W, complete genome genomic DNA contains:
- a CDS encoding putative diphthine synthase has translation MLYLVGLGLGSFSDLTMKGYDVLKKCDYVYLDSYTSIFSEEGFKTLDIDGKCILPADREFVEQSSEIIDRAKNHDVAFLVVGDPLGATTHSDIILRAVEKNISYQIIHNASVITAVGCCGLQLYNFGATVSIPLWDEFGHPESFYDKIIMNMKSGFHTLCLLDIKVKERSLENILRDRKVYEPSRFMSCCEAVHQIVDVSNRKAEDQQSRENAVITKSCIVICLSRLGCDNQKIVVSTISDINEAYLNPEKNGLNFGDPPHCMIIPGIIHELESIFLVARYRNDVDSQIFLPIFYTTQGNSENVLQICQDTIHLHNETVRIMQPTLDHT, from the exons ATGCTATACTTAGTAGGCCTGGGTTTAGGTTCCTTCTCGGATTTGACAATGAAGGGTTATGATGTACTCAAAAAGTGTGATTATGTGTACCTTGATAGTTATACTTCCATATTCTCTGAGGAAGGGTTCAAAACATTGGATATCGATGGGAAATGCATACTTCCAGCCGATCGAGAATTCGTGGAGCAAAGCAGTGAAATTATAGATCGAGCGAAAAACCATGACGTCGCGTTTCTGGTCGTGGGTGATCCTTTGGGAGCAACTACACACAGTG ATATTATATTGAGAGCtgtagaaaaaaatatatcttATCAAATTATTCACAATGCGTCAGTTATAACTGCAGTCGGTTGTTGTGGCTTGCAGCTTTATAACTTTGGTGCGACTGTATCAATTCCTTTGTGGGATGAATTCGGTCATCCGGAAAGCTTCTatgacaaaataataatgaatatgaaaagCGGATTTCACACTCTATGTTTGCTGGATATCAAG GTAAAAGAGCGTTCTTTGGAAAACATCCTACGTGACCGCAAAGTCTACGAACCATCTCGCTTTATGTCTTGTTGTGAAGCTGTACACCAAATAGTGGACGTCAGTAATAGGAAAGCAGAGGATCAGCAGAGCAGAGAAAATGCAGTTATTACGAAGTCCTGTATTGTAATTTGCTTATCCCGATTAGGATGTGATAACCAGAAAATCGTTGTCTCAACAATAAGTGATATCAATGAAGCCTACTTAAACCCAGAAAAAAATGGTCTCAACTTTGGAGACCCACCGCATTGTATGATCATACCTGGGATAATCCACGAGCTGGAGTCAATATTTCTGGTTGCTCGATACCGAAACGATGTCGACAGTCAAATATTTCTGCCCATATTTTACACTACACAAGGAAATTCGGAAAACGTCCTCCAAATTTGTCAGGACACCATACACCTACACAACGAAACAGTCCGCATCATGCAACCTACGCTTGACCACACTTAG